A single Cucumis melo cultivar AY chromosome 4, USDA_Cmelo_AY_1.0, whole genome shotgun sequence DNA region contains:
- the LOC127148971 gene encoding uncharacterized protein LOC127148971 has translation MAHCDFQIIYEHLVIKGMDPTYNFWYHHGEVCEGDEMENEVDDSFMCEATNFYESTYMGKEDIIHDNSTSRKENKFSQKVEEANTPLYGGCTKYTKMSAVVALYKLKTFNGWSDTSFTSLLGLLHDMLPMDNVISRSIYEVRKLFKEFDLGYQKIHACVKDCCLFRNENEKLESCPHCASSRWKIDERTNQIKQGVPAKVLRYFPIIPRLKRMFKINEVSESLRWHLSHKSTDGKIRHPVDSVAWETIDKKWPEFSMDPRNLRLGLATDGFNPFSNLSSRYSCWPVMLVTYNLPPWLCMKKENIMLTLLIPGPRQPGNDIDVYLQPLVEDLQQLWKGIQVYDIVGNTHFNLRSILMWTINDFPAYGNLAGCTTKGKYACPTCGDSTRSYWLKHSKKFAYMGHRRFLSRAHPYRRKKAWFDGRIEEELPPKIATGSAIYAQLQNFNNCWGKREKKKSKSHKDLSNQRWKKRSIFFDLPYWKELPIRHNLDVMHVEKNVCESIIGTLLDINGKSKDGVNARKDLQLLKIRPDLYPQDCGGRTYLPPAPHTLSKSEKKIFCSRLYKLKLPDGYSSNISKCVSLDECKVMGLKSHDYHVLMQQLLPVVLRGLLPKGPRHAIYRLCSYFNRLCQRIIDREVMLDLEKEVVDILCLLERYMKVLKGYVRNKARPEGCIASCYLADECVDFSNKYFKQSVEVVNSQQRNEEYQNDVILEGRPISSGTSIELFDDVLENAHRYVLFNTSEVEPFIEIHMNELMVLDKRLEKDSNLLWKIHTEQFPLWLKSKIELDSSVEGYSELLKWLANGPRKNAMSYTGYIINGKRFHTKSVEKSTQNNGVAVDATTLCRSSAKDKSQVMDVVAYYGVLQEIILLDYYVYQLPIFKCDWANVRNGVKVEEGFTLVNLHQSQSKFVREPFILASQAKQVFYARENDTSNWYVVLKAPPRGFHDLEMYDENYDDTLVSNENISNAVEDVDESDELTYARQDCEGVFISEVV, from the exons ATGGCACATTGTGATTTTCAAATCATATATGAGCACTTGGTCATTAAGGGAATGGACCCTACATATAACTTTTGGTACCATCATGGGGAAGTATGTGAAGGAGATGAAATGgagaatgaagttgatgatAGTTTTATGTGTGAAGCAACAAACTTCTATGAGAGCACATATATGGGAAAAGAGGACATCATTCATGACAATTCTACATCAAGGAAGGAAAACAAATTTTCGCAAAAGGTGGAAGAGGCAAATACACCATTGTATGGTGGTTGTACGAAGTATACAAAGATGTCAGCAGTTGTAGCATTGTACAAACTGAAAACTTTTAATGGTTGGTCAGATACAAGCTTCACTAGCCTTTTGGGGCTTTTGCATGACATGCTCCCAATGGACAATGTTATTTCAAGATCCATTTATGAAGTTAGAAAATTATTTAAGGAATTTGATTTAGGTTACCAAAAAATTCATGCATGTGTTAAAGACTGTTGCCTATTTAGAAATGAGAATGAAAAGTTAGAAAGTTGTCCTCATTGTGCAAGTTCAAGATGGAAGATCGATGAACGAACAAACCAAATCAAACAAGGTGTGCCCGCCAAGGTATTGAGATACTTTCCTATCATTCCACGACTTAAACGtatgtttaaaataaatgaagttAGTGAAAGTTTACGGTGGCATTTGAGTCATAAAAGTACTGATGGAAAGATCAGACATCCTGTTGACTCTGTTGCATGGGAAACAATTGATAAAAAATGGCCTGAGTTTTCAATGGATCCACGTAATCTTAGGTTGGGCCTTGCTACAGACGGGTTTAACCCCTTCTCCAATTTAAGTAGtcgatatagttgttggccGGTCATGCTTGTTACTTACAATCTTCCTCCTTGGTTATgcatgaaaaaagaaaacataatgtTGACACTGTTGATTCCTGGTCCCAGACAACCCGGAAATGATATTGATGTATATCTACAACCCCTTGTGGAAGATTTACAACAACTATGGAAAGGAATACAAGTTTATGATATTGTAGGCAACAcacattttaatttgagatcAATTCTTATGTGGACTATAAATGATTTTCCAGCATATGGAAATCTTGCCGGATGCACTACAAAAGGTAAATATGCATGCCCAACATGTGGAGATAGTACTCGTTCTTATTGGTTGAAACATAGTAAAAAATTTGCATATATGGGTCATAGACGATTCTTGTCAAGGGCTCATCCATATCGAAGAAAAAAAGCATGGTTTGACGGTAGAATAGAAGAAGAGTTACCCCCCAAAATAGCTACAGGTAGTGCAATTTATGCCcaacttcaaaattttaataattgttGGGGAAAacgtgaaaagaaaaagagcaaAAGTCATAAAGATTTGTCAAACCAAAGGTGGAAGAAGCGATCGATTTTCTTCGATCTACCATATTGGAAG GAATTACCAATACGACACAACTTGGATGTCATGCACGTGGAGAAGAATGTATGTGAGAGTATTATAGGTACATTATTAGATATAAATGGAAAGTCAAAAGATGGGGTTAATGCAAGAAAAGACTTACAACTTTTGAAAATTCGTCCTGACTTGTATCCTCAAGATTGTGGAGGAAGAACTTATCTACCTCCAGCTCCACATACATTGTCGAAGTccgagaaaaaaatattttgttcaaGGTTGTACAAACTGAAGTTGCCTGACGGATACAGTTCAAACATTTCAAAGTGTGTATCATTAGATGAATGCAAAGTGATGGGGTTGAAGTCTCATGATTATCATGTGTTGATGCAACAACTTTTACCAGTGGTGCTTAGAGGCTTGCTCCCAAAAGGTCCAAGACATGCAATATACAGGCTATGCTCATATTTTAATAGACTTTGCCAACGTATAATTGATAGAGAGGTTATGTTGGATCTTGAAAAAGAAGTGGTGGACATTTTATGTCTTCTTGAAAG ATACATGAAGGTATTGAAAGGTTATGTACGAAACAAAGCACGACCAGAAGGGTGCATTGCATCATGTTACTTAGCTGATGAATGTGTTGACTTTTCAAACAAGTATTTTAAACAATCAGTTGAGGTAGTGAATAGTCAACAACGTAATGAAGAATACCAAAATGATGTCATCTTAGAGGGTCGTCCTATATCTTCTGGAACTTCAATTGAACTATTCGATGATGTACTTGAAAATGCACATCGATATGTCTTATTCAACACATCAGAGGTGGAACCATTTATAGA GATTCATATGAATGAACTCATGGTTTTAGACAAGAGACTAGAAAAAGATTCCAATCTACTTTGGAAGATTCATACAGAACAATTTCCATTGTGGTTGAAGTCTAAG ATTGAATTAGATTCATCCGTTGAAGGTTACTCTGAGTTGTTAAAATGGCTTGCGAATGGACCACGAAAGAATGCAATGTCTTACACTGGATACATCATAAATGGGAAAAGATTTCACACAAAGAGTGTTGAAAAATCAACTCAAAACAATGGTGTTGCTGTAGATGCTACAACATTATGTCGATCTAGTGCCAAAGATAAATCTCAAGTTATGGATGTAGTTGCTTATTACGGAGTGTTACAAGAAATCATCTTGTTAGACTATTATGTCTACCAGCTTCCAATCTTCAAATGTGATTGGGCAAATGTTCGCAATGGAGTAAAAGTTGAGGAAGGATTCACTCTTGTTAACTTACATCAAAGTCAAAGCAAGTTTGTACGAGAGCCTTTCATACTAGCCTCACAAGCCAAACAAGTGTTTTACGCTAGAGAAAATGACACTTCAAATTGGTATGTCGTATTAAAAGCACCACCAAGAGGGTTTCACGACTTGGAAATGTACGATGAGAATTATGATGATACTTTGGTTAGTAATGAAAACATAAGTAATGCAGTTGAAGATGTTGATGAAAGTGACGAGCTTACTTATGCAAGACAAGATTGTGAAGGTGTTTTCATTTCAGAAGTTGTTTGA
- the LOC127148904 gene encoding uncharacterized protein LOC127148904, protein MGRLWRAGKSRLVKQIRDAPTKDAILKLMPDNLQSVDDWMDFVSEKTSATFKLKSEKYKAMKKKQLPHTCSRKGYARLAEEMRKSSSDPSLVTRVALWTKAHKRKDGQPVNSQVAETLERIEQTEAETTVSTTNVVDDALSKVLGPDRGHVRGFGFGVTRSKLSLLSHQDHKYKVLEKEYLKMKEEMVEMKTMKDEMIEMKALMLSYLKKQTEPSEELSNATASVLKRLNIPPMPSPSSINNNSQTKCKLLDWYGSGEIVAEGRWSSNDPTAMVHHIPIGPHAIRVWIDVAKKPNAYLWRPTSEMTCIEEALGSTVAWPSDKVIISE, encoded by the exons ATGGGTAGATTATGGAGGGCTGGAAAATCTCGTTTAGTAAAACAAATTCGAGATGCCCCAACAAAGGATGCAATTTTGAAGCTAATGCCTGATAATTTACAATCTGTAGATGATTGGATGGATTTTGTGAGTGAGAAGACTAGTGCAACCTTCAAG TTGAAAAGTGAAAAGTACAAAGCCATGAAGAAAAAACAACTCCCACATACATGTAGTAGAAAAGGGTATGCTCGCTTGGCCGAAGAGATG AGAAAAAGTAGTTCGGATCCATCTTTGGTCACAAGGGTTGCATTATGGACTAAAGCTCACAAAAGGAAGGATGGACAACCGGTGAATTCACAAGTTGCTGAGACACTT GAGCGTATTGAACAAACTGAGGCTGAGACGACAGTTTCAACAACAAACGTGGTTGATGATGCTTTAAGTAAAGTTCTTGGCCCCGATCGTGGTCATGTAAGAGGATTTGGGTTTGGTGTGACTCGTTCAAAACTATCTCTTTTGTCTCACCAAGATCACAAGTATAAGGttcttgaaaaagaatatttgaagATGAAGGAAGAAATGGTAGAAATGAAAACAATGAAAGATGAAATGATCGAAATGAAAGCACTTATGTTATCTTATTTAAAGAAACag ACTGAACCAAGTGAGGAACTTTCAAATGCTACTGCAAGTGTGCTTAAGCGACTAAATATTCCTCCAATGCCTTCTCCATCg AGTATCAATAACAACAGTCAAACTAAGTGCAAGTTATTAGATTGGTATGGCTCGGGAGAGATTGTTGCTGAAGGAAGATGGTCTTCTAATGATCCAACTGCTATGGTCCATCATATTCCTATTGGTCCACATGCAATTAGAGTATGGATTGATGTAGCAAAGAAACCAAACGCATATTTGTGGAGGCCAACATCAGAAATGACATGTATTGAAGAAGCTTTGGGAAGTACAGTTGCATGGCCATCTGATAAAGTGATCATTA GTGAATGA